One part of the Terriglobales bacterium genome encodes these proteins:
- the mutS gene encoding DNA mismatch repair protein MutS, translating into MDEFSTSKPVADAAPATPLMRQYTAIKREHPNALLFFRLGDFYELFFEDAVVAARELQITLTSRNKEKGVAVPMCGVPYHAAEGYISKLIKKGYKVAICDQVEDPRLAGKLVKRAVTRVVTPGTAADSSLGSEENNFLAAVARVPGGAARQAVAGFAVLDLSTGEFRATEFTGDTAERRVLEELEQLRPREVLFGSSLPLFELSHGARSPSSAGWTETPLDDWVFSPDYALPLVENHFGVLSLEGFGLAGRPAAGAAAGAILHYVRSTQRGSLDHVDRIGFYERQDCLVLDAVTVRNLELVEPLFSGSGDAVTLFRAIDHSLTPMGKRLLRACMLRPSIAAGEINQRLDAVEEQVRATVEREELRRALEGVFDIERLLSRITLETANPRDLLALAASLARLPGIRQALGRFRSQRLVSLLASLDDLADLRARIESTLVEEPPLTLADGGVIRAAIDSELDELRTLSRNSKQFLAQIEERERQRTGIASLKVKFNSVFGYYLEISKANLHLAPSDYERKQTLVNAERFTTPELKQYEARILDAQEKIVDIERRLFAELRAAIAGEAKRIRQTALAVAQVDVLAGLAHLAAASDYCRPQFVDSGEIEVRQGRHPVVERPELTGSADRFVPNDLYLNSTSDTILVLTGPNMGGKSTYLRQAALIVILAQMGSFVPARSARLSVVDRIFTRIGASDNLARGRSTFMVEMTETAAILNTATPSSLILLDEVGRGTATYDGLAIAWAAIEYIHARTRARTLFATHYHELTELADRLSGVKNYHVAVKENAGGIVFLRKVEPGAADRSYGIEVAKLAGLPPEVIARAREVLTEHESAEHRLTSELASDELHPGSVQLTMFTPLSQKIVDQLRDADLDHLTPLQALNLLHALQQQLK; encoded by the coding sequence CGCGAGCTCCAGATCACGCTCACTTCGCGCAACAAGGAGAAGGGCGTCGCCGTCCCCATGTGCGGCGTTCCCTATCACGCCGCCGAGGGCTACATCTCCAAGCTGATCAAGAAGGGTTACAAGGTCGCCATCTGCGACCAGGTCGAAGACCCGCGGCTCGCCGGGAAGCTTGTCAAGCGCGCCGTCACCCGCGTGGTCACCCCCGGCACCGCTGCCGATTCCTCGCTGGGCTCCGAGGAAAACAATTTTCTTGCCGCGGTTGCGCGTGTCCCTGGCGGCGCCGCTCGTCAGGCAGTCGCCGGTTTTGCCGTCCTCGATCTTTCCACCGGCGAGTTTCGCGCCACCGAGTTCACCGGCGACACCGCCGAACGCCGCGTCCTGGAAGAGTTGGAACAGCTGCGCCCGCGCGAAGTCCTGTTCGGTTCTTCCCTGCCCCTGTTTGAACTCAGCCATGGAGCGCGCTCGCCCTCGAGCGCGGGCTGGACCGAAACCCCGCTCGACGACTGGGTCTTCTCCCCGGATTACGCCCTCCCCCTGGTGGAAAATCATTTTGGCGTTCTCTCGCTCGAAGGCTTCGGTCTTGCTGGCCGTCCGGCGGCAGGGGCGGCCGCCGGCGCCATCCTTCATTACGTCCGCAGCACGCAGCGCGGGTCGCTCGATCACGTCGACCGCATCGGCTTCTATGAACGCCAGGACTGCCTCGTGCTCGACGCCGTCACGGTCCGCAATCTCGAGCTGGTCGAGCCGCTGTTCTCCGGCTCCGGCGACGCCGTCACATTGTTTCGTGCCATCGATCACAGCCTGACGCCCATGGGCAAGCGCCTGCTCCGCGCCTGCATGTTGCGCCCGTCCATCGCCGCCGGGGAAATCAACCAGCGCCTGGACGCGGTCGAGGAACAGGTGCGCGCCACCGTCGAACGCGAGGAGTTGCGCCGAGCCCTTGAGGGCGTCTTCGACATCGAGCGTCTCCTCAGCCGCATTACTTTGGAGACGGCGAATCCCCGCGACCTGCTGGCGCTGGCCGCGTCCCTGGCTCGGCTGCCGGGAATTCGCCAAGCCCTGGGGCGCTTCCGCAGCCAGCGCCTCGTCTCCTTGCTCGCTTCTCTGGACGATCTCGCTGACCTGCGCGCCCGCATTGAGAGCACGCTGGTCGAAGAACCGCCTTTGACCCTGGCGGATGGCGGTGTCATCCGCGCCGCCATCGATTCCGAACTCGACGAGCTGCGCACCCTCAGCCGCAACAGCAAGCAGTTCCTGGCGCAAATCGAGGAACGCGAGCGCCAGCGCACCGGCATCGCCTCGCTGAAAGTGAAATTCAATTCCGTTTTCGGCTATTACCTCGAGATCAGCAAGGCCAATCTCCACCTCGCGCCCTCCGATTACGAGCGCAAGCAGACCCTGGTCAATGCCGAGCGCTTCACCACCCCCGAGCTCAAGCAGTACGAAGCCAGGATCCTCGATGCGCAGGAGAAAATAGTCGACATCGAGCGCCGCCTCTTTGCCGAACTGCGCGCCGCCATCGCCGGTGAAGCGAAGCGGATCCGCCAAACCGCGCTCGCGGTCGCGCAGGTCGATGTGCTGGCCGGACTCGCGCACCTCGCCGCCGCCAGCGATTATTGCCGCCCGCAATTCGTGGACAGCGGTGAAATCGAAGTTCGCCAGGGACGTCATCCCGTGGTCGAGCGCCCCGAGCTCACCGGCAGCGCCGACCGATTCGTTCCCAACGATCTCTACTTGAATTCCACCAGCGACACCATCCTCGTACTCACCGGCCCCAACATGGGCGGCAAGTCGACTTATCTTCGCCAGGCCGCCCTCATCGTGATCCTCGCCCAGATGGGTTCGTTCGTTCCGGCGCGTTCGGCCCGGCTCAGCGTGGTCGACCGCATCTTCACCCGCATCGGCGCCAGCGACAATCTTGCCCGCGGACGATCCACCTTCATGGTGGAGATGACCGAGACCGCCGCCATCCTCAACACCGCCACGCCCAGTTCCCTCATCCTCCTCGATGAGGTCGGCCGCGGCACCGCCACCTACGACGGCCTCGCCATCGCCTGGGCCGCTATCGAGTACATCCACGCCCGCACTCGCGCCCGGACGCTGTTCGCCACCCACTATCATGAGCTCACCGAACTTGCCGATCGGCTTTCCGGCGTTAAGAACTACCACGTCGCGGTGAAGGAGAATGCCGGCGGCATCGTCTTCCTGCGCAAGGTCGAGCCCGGCGCCGCCGATCGCAGTTACGGCATCGAGGTCGCCAAGCTGGCCGGCCTGCCCCCCGAGGTCATCGCCCGCGCCCGTGAAGTTCTCACCGAGCACGAATCCGCCGAGCATCGCCTCACCAGCGAACTGGCCTCCGACGAACTCCATCCCGGCTCGGTGCAGCTCACCATGTTCACGCCCCTGTCGCAAAAAATCGTCGACCAGTTGCGCGACGCCGATCTCGACCACCTCACCCCGCTGCAAGCACTCAACCTGCTGCACGCGCTGCAGCAGCAGCTCAAGTAA
- the nagZ gene encoding beta-N-acetylhexosaminidase, protein MSKFKSTSDLIKQVGQILVMGFDGTEASTRLRSMISSLQPGGIILFKRNITAARQTWDLLRETQKCIVTPAFLCVDMEGGTVDRLKDLIAPAPSVADIAASNNKKLFRLHGRVLGDECRLLGFNVDFAPVLDLGLEPSRKVLTSRTASDDPKKIAAYAREVLHGLKDARVLGCGKHFPGLGSANLDTHKSLPLIKTPASQLLVDHLYPYRELHRQLPFVMVAHAAYPAITKDKTPASLSRKWISDILRKRIGYRGLVLCDDLEMGGVLAAASVEEAAVETLRAGSDIFMVCHNEEMVWRSYEAVLTTAERDRKFASMVAEKARRVLSFKKRAPELKRHAPPPTGETVDRLRREIWELSEEGRLVQTANA, encoded by the coding sequence ATGTCCAAATTCAAATCTACTTCCGACCTGATCAAACAAGTGGGGCAGATCCTCGTCATGGGCTTTGATGGCACCGAAGCCTCGACTCGCCTGCGCTCCATGATCTCCAGCTTGCAGCCCGGCGGCATCATCCTCTTCAAGCGCAACATCACCGCCGCGCGCCAGACCTGGGACCTTCTCCGCGAAACTCAGAAGTGCATCGTCACCCCCGCCTTCCTCTGCGTCGACATGGAAGGCGGCACCGTCGATCGCCTGAAAGATCTCATCGCTCCCGCGCCTTCCGTTGCCGACATCGCCGCCAGCAACAACAAAAAACTTTTCCGTCTCCATGGACGCGTGCTCGGCGATGAATGCCGCCTGCTCGGCTTCAACGTCGATTTTGCCCCGGTGCTGGACCTGGGCTTGGAACCGTCGCGAAAAGTACTGACCTCGCGCACCGCTTCCGACGATCCCAAGAAAATTGCCGCTTACGCCCGCGAGGTCCTTCACGGCCTTAAGGACGCGCGCGTCCTCGGCTGCGGCAAGCATTTTCCCGGCCTCGGCTCCGCCAACCTGGACACTCACAAGTCGCTGCCGCTTATCAAGACCCCCGCCTCACAACTGCTGGTGGATCACCTTTATCCCTATCGCGAATTGCACCGGCAACTGCCGTTCGTGATGGTCGCGCATGCTGCCTATCCCGCCATTACCAAGGACAAAACCCCGGCCAGCCTCTCGCGCAAATGGATTTCCGACATCCTGCGCAAGCGCATCGGCTATCGCGGGCTTGTCTTATGCGACGATCTGGAAATGGGCGGGGTGCTGGCCGCGGCGTCGGTGGAAGAGGCCGCTGTCGAAACTCTCAGGGCGGGCTCTGACATTTTCATGGTCTGCCACAATGAGGAAATGGTCTGGCGCTCTTACGAAGCGGTTCTGACCACTGCCGAGCGCGATCGCAAATTTGCCTCTATGGTCGCCGAGAAGGCGCGGCGCGTGCTTTCATTCAAGAAGCGCGCCCCCGAACTGAAACGCCACGCCCCGCCGCCGACCGGCGAAACCGTCGACCGCCTGCGCCGCGAAATCTGGGAACTCAGCGAAGAAGGTCGCCTGGTGCAGACCGCCAATGCGTGA
- a CDS encoding anhydro-N-acetylmuramic acid kinase yields MIVAGVMSGTSADGIDVAIVRVLGRGFRTRFELLHHSTFPFAQRVRRSVLDFMNAQEASVADLSRLNFLLGGLYARAVTAAAKRARISLDLVGCHGQTIYHQGTPRAYLGASVASTWQIGEGAVIAARTGVPVVSDFRPADMAAGGTGAPLVPFLDYIAYRHRRRVRIVQNIGGIANLTAIPAKATPEQVIAFDTGPGNMVIDAVTEKLFNKPFDRDGRIAARGRVLDVVLSEFLHQPFFRRRPPKTAGREEFGREFVADFLRRCRRAAKEDIVATATALTACSIADAVRTFVAPASAKKFREMIVSGGGANNKTMLSMLGAELPGVKLRASDEFGLPAEAKEAVAFAVLAYQTWRRLPSNIPSATGANHPSVLGKISYP; encoded by the coding sequence GTGATTGTTGCCGGCGTGATGAGCGGCACCTCGGCCGATGGCATTGACGTTGCCATCGTGCGCGTCCTCGGCCGCGGCTTTCGCACCCGCTTCGAACTTCTTCATCACTCCACGTTTCCCTTCGCACAGCGCGTGCGCCGTTCCGTCCTGGATTTCATGAACGCGCAGGAGGCCAGTGTCGCCGACCTCTCGCGGCTCAATTTCCTGCTCGGCGGCCTCTACGCCCGCGCCGTCACTGCCGCCGCCAAGCGCGCCCGCATCTCTCTCGATCTGGTCGGCTGCCACGGTCAGACCATCTATCACCAGGGCACGCCCCGCGCCTATCTCGGCGCCAGCGTAGCCTCCACCTGGCAGATCGGCGAAGGCGCGGTGATTGCCGCACGCACGGGCGTTCCCGTGGTCAGCGACTTTCGTCCGGCCGACATGGCCGCCGGCGGCACCGGCGCTCCCCTCGTTCCCTTCCTTGACTACATCGCCTATCGCCATCGCCGTCGCGTGCGCATCGTGCAGAACATCGGAGGCATCGCCAATCTCACCGCCATTCCTGCCAAGGCAACGCCCGAGCAGGTCATTGCTTTCGATACTGGCCCCGGCAACATGGTCATCGACGCCGTTACCGAAAAACTCTTCAACAAGCCTTTCGACCGCGACGGCCGCATTGCGGCGCGGGGCCGCGTCCTCGACGTCGTTCTATCGGAATTTCTGCATCAGCCGTTCTTCCGCCGCCGTCCGCCCAAGACCGCCGGCCGCGAGGAGTTTGGCCGCGAGTTCGTAGCCGACTTCCTCCGCCGCTGCCGCCGTGCCGCCAAGGAAGATATCGTCGCCACCGCCACCGCCCTTACCGCCTGCTCCATCGCGGACGCGGTGCGCACTTTCGTGGCCCCGGCCTCGGCGAAGAAATTTCGAGAGATGATCGTCTCCGGCGGCGGCGCCAACAACAAAACCATGCTCTCCATGCTCGGCGCGGAACTTCCCGGCGTGAAGCTGCGTGCCTCGGACGAATTCGGCTTGCCGGCTGAAGCCAAGGAGGCGGTCGCCTTTGCCGTCCTCGCCTACCAGACCTGGCGGCGCCTGCCGTCGAATATTCCTTCCGCCACCGGCGCCAATCATCCCTCCGTGCTCGGCAAAATTTCCTACCCCTAG
- a CDS encoding ABC transporter substrate-binding protein yields the protein MKLLGSVIAVLCGLGLLGCSKKPEANTLVMIIESSPTNLDPRVGIDAYSERIDELLFDALVHRDEHFNLQPWLATSWDIPDPLTYVFHLRSGVRFHDGRPLTARDVKWTFDSIMNRTMRTVKTGTYRFVDHVDAPDDTTVVFHLKEPWASLLWNVANDAIGIVPFGSGGDFYRNPVGSGPFRLVSNQQDREVVLERNDQYWRERPRIPRVRMIVVPDTTTRALELRKGSADVALNALTADMVLALRKDPRLEVQQTPGTVLNYVALNLRDPILRDPRVRQALAYALDRRPLIHYLWRDEARPAYTILPPQSWAFTADLPAYDFNPQRARDLLDAAGYPARNGTRFHLTMKTSTEENSRLLAAVLQQQWRAVGVELDIKTFEFATFFSDVQKGAFQLYPLRWIGGNNDPDMFQYAFHSAFTPPAGANRSYYANPEVDRLIDLARRELDPQKRKQMYLRVQQLLAEDLPYLNLWYLDNVVVHSRRTANFQISPAGNYDFLTTVELKP from the coding sequence TTGAAACTTCTCGGCTCCGTCATCGCTGTCCTCTGTGGTTTAGGACTTCTCGGCTGTTCGAAGAAGCCCGAAGCCAATACCCTGGTCATGATCATCGAGAGCAGCCCCACCAATCTCGATCCCCGGGTTGGAATTGACGCTTACTCGGAGCGCATTGACGAGCTGCTCTTCGACGCCCTGGTCCACCGCGACGAGCACTTCAACCTGCAGCCGTGGCTGGCCACCAGTTGGGACATTCCCGACCCGCTGACCTACGTCTTCCACCTGCGCTCCGGCGTGCGCTTCCACGACGGACGCCCGCTCACCGCGCGCGACGTCAAGTGGACCTTCGACTCCATCATGAACCGCACCATGCGCACGGTGAAGACCGGCACCTACCGCTTCGTCGACCACGTGGACGCGCCCGACGACACCACCGTCGTCTTCCATCTGAAAGAACCCTGGGCCTCGCTGCTGTGGAACGTTGCCAACGACGCCATCGGCATCGTGCCTTTCGGCAGTGGCGGCGATTTTTATCGCAACCCGGTCGGCTCCGGGCCCTTCCGCCTGGTCAGCAATCAGCAGGACCGCGAAGTCGTTCTCGAGCGCAACGATCAGTACTGGCGCGAGCGGCCGCGCATTCCACGCGTCCGCATGATCGTCGTGCCTGACACCACCACGCGCGCGCTGGAACTGCGAAAGGGCAGCGCCGACGTTGCCCTCAACGCGCTCACCGCCGACATGGTGCTCGCCCTCCGCAAAGATCCCCGCCTGGAAGTCCAGCAGACGCCCGGCACCGTGCTCAACTACGTCGCGCTCAATCTCCGCGATCCGATCTTGCGCGACCCGCGCGTGCGCCAGGCGCTCGCCTATGCCCTTGACCGTCGCCCGCTGATTCATTATCTGTGGCGCGATGAGGCACGCCCCGCCTACACCATCCTTCCGCCGCAGTCGTGGGCCTTCACGGCCGACCTTCCCGCTTACGACTTCAACCCGCAGCGTGCCCGCGATCTTCTGGACGCCGCCGGCTACCCGGCCAGGAACGGCACGCGCTTTCACTTAACCATGAAGACCTCCACCGAGGAGAACTCTCGCCTTTTGGCTGCAGTTCTGCAGCAGCAGTGGCGCGCCGTCGGCGTCGAACTTGATATCAAGACCTTTGAGTTCGCCACCTTTTTCTCCGACGTGCAAAAGGGAGCATTCCAGCTCTATCCCCTGCGCTGGATCGGCGGCAACAACGACCCCGACATGTTCCAGTACGCCTTCCATTCCGCCTTCACCCCGCCTGCCGGCGCCAATCGCAGCTACTACGCCAATCCTGAAGTCGATCGCCTGATTGACCTGGCGCGCCGCGAACTCGACCCGCAAAAGCGCAAGCAGATGTACCTGCGCGTCCAGCAATTGCTCGCCGAGGACCTCCCCTACCTCAACCTCTGGTACCTCGACAACGTAGTCGTGCATTCCCGCCGGACGGCAAATTTCCAGATCAGTCCCGCCGGCAATTACGACTTCCTCACCACGGTCGAGCTCAAGCCTTGA